The DNA segment TTTGTTGGTTGCCTCTGAGCCTTCCAGTGGGCCCCCTTTGTGTGAGGAAAgtgaaaagcaaaaagaaagccCTGTGTCTGAGAACAGAGCAGAGCCAGCCAGCAGCAATGATACCTTACTAACTGAATGTGGAGGAAACATTGCTGTGGTTGAcccagaaaagcttctgtatttgaTGAAGGAAGATTCTGCGGTAGATAAAGGGCTGTCACTGGGGGGAAGTGCACAAGACTTCACCAGTGAGATGGAGCTTCCACagctcattaaaaaagaaaacatagtaTTTGAGGAAAACAAAGAGCTCTCTTTGGGAGAGGGTGGAAGTCAGGAGAGGCCAGTTTTAACTAGTCCGATTGCAGGTGAAGAGGCAGTCTTTTCTCAAGGGACGCTGCTCTCCTTTGATACTGACAAAAGACGAGACAACCCTGATGCTAACTGGAATGATTACTGGAGCTCTCTAGAAAATAGTTTCAGAAATGATGCCAGTGGCGACAAGTCAGAGAAGGATTTCAGTTCAGAACATAGTTTGAATGCACCCGAAGATCATTTGCCAGAACTGAGCCAGGGttcggagagagagaaaacagacaCATGCGACAAAGAggataaaagccttctgtctgTTGAAGCACCGAGTTTACAAGGGGAAAATTGCTCACAGAGCTGTGATCTTTTAAACCCCAGTGCAGAAGACCTGCTGCTCAGCTTCCCTGCCTGTGAAATGGCAGAGGAAGTTTGTTTAGAAGAGGCACATGGTTCACTGCTGCTGCGGTCTGAGGACAATGATGTTATGCAAAATAAGCAAGCGGGATCCTGGGAGGGCATGCTTGCTGAAAGAAGTGTGTGGGAGCTGGAAGGCCTCACTACGCATGATGTAACATCTGAGGGCAATGCAACATTGGCAGATAAAACACCAGTTCCTGAAGCAGAGCTGGCAATTCTGGACATAAATGAATGGGCACCGATTGCTGAATGTGTTGCATTAGGAAAAGCAGGAAACCAGGAGGACTCTGAAAGCAAAAaaaccagccagataggtggCAGTGATGCTGACTGTGTACCTGTGATTGTTGCTGAGCAAAGCAGTACTGCAGATGAGAAAGAGGGGGATGAAAACAGGCATGAGGAAtacaaaacagaaatgaaaagtcAGGCAACCGATACCGTTTTGGCACAAAAACTCGAAAGCAACTTTGCCTACCCGCAGCAAGAGCAGCAGGAACAAGTGACTGAAGCCAATGACCAAAGTATGAAAAAGGATTATTCTGGCAGCTCAGGGGTTGTGGAGACTGATTGCCAGCAGCAGACACTGGGGAACTTACACGATGGCAGCATATGGGAGCCTAATTATCCACTAAATAGCACTGAGGGTGAAGCATCTCTAGAAGCTCTTCCCAGCAAGGTTGTGGATGTGGAACAAGTGGAGGATGGTTTGATCCCATCTCCACAAGTGGACCTGAAAGACAGCACACAGtcccttccctctttctgcagCGACCAACAGCACAGTTTGAATGCAGAACTCCGAAACTTGGATTGCAACAACCTTAAAACTGTGGCAGGTCCCGAGGAACAAAAGACCAGGGAAACATCTGAGAGAGAGCATTCACTGGAGTTAAATGCACCCAGCAGCCTTCAGGGACTGTGTGAAAGTGAAATGAAAGTATTTATAGACATTCTACACAAACCCCAAACAATAGTTTGCGGGCTGGAGATGAAAAATGATTCCACAGCTGTCACAGATGACAAGGCACCTTTGCCAAGTATTTCTGAAACCACAAGAGATATTGTGCAAGGCAGCAACTTGAAAACTCTAATAAACCCACAGGTGGAGGAAAGCTGCCTTAACAAAGAAGTAGCAAGCAAATCTAAGCAAGAACTCCCTAATTTGAATTCTTTGATTTCAGACAGTCTTCATGAAGGAGCAGATCCCAATGACATGATAAATGAGCAGGTGGGTGGTTTATGTGGGCTGACAGACAGCACAGGTGAAAACAAGACAGGTGTTGCAGAATGTATCCCAGGGGTGCAGGAAACTGTCACTGCTGATGCTGAACAGCCACAGACCTTGCTAGTGGATTTTAAAATGTCAAGTGCAGAGGATGCTTCTGAGAGCAACAGGACTGATCTTGCCCTGCCATCTAAAGTTACAGAGTTGGCAGAAAAAGGCTCAGAGgcagaagaaataaaagagaaCTTTAATTTATTAGACGGAATTACCACGAAAGATGaacttgtaaaaaaaagaaatgacgAACAGGACTTAACTTTCATGGCTGCTGAAAAAGTGGGAAAAAAGGAATATCCTCCTATAACTCCTGAGCTCACAGAAATTGCTTCCATCAATACAGACAGTACTCAAAAGGCTGACTTTTTGCTGGCTGGCTCTCAAGTAGACTTAACAGCTCTGCCGGCATTTTCAAGTGACTGGGACACCAGAGTGAGCCAACAGCCTACAAACTGCATGCATCATGGCATTGTGAATGAATTACAAAAAGAACTTACAGAATGCCAGAAGCTGTTTGGGACCAGTCCTGATTTGCAGGTCGCAGCAGCAGCTACAGCCTTACACTTAGATGGTACTTCAGTAGACAACAGAACAACAGATTCAAAAAGGCCTAAAGCAGTACATGCAGACAATAATCTCACAGGGACAGCCCCAGGAAAAGACTCTGTGATTCCCGACCCAAGTTTATTTTCTGAAGAGCGTGCCTTAACTTTACAGGACCCTATTGGGGCCGGGCAGTCCAAAGGAAGTTTGTCACTGTTTAATTTCAAGAAGATGCAGGCCGAGATCTCAGCAATTAAAACAAAAGGAGCAGAATATGATGTCAGCTTCAAAGCCCAGCAGTTTGACAGCTCGGGAGAATCTCTCTTCAGCCTTTCAAGCTTAGAAGAGCGGCTTCTGAGCCTTTCATCTCTCAGTAAGCAAGCAGGCTGTAATGAGGGTGTTGCAACAAATATCACCTGTGTAGATGACAAGCACAATGAGATAGTAGAAAACACAGGAGAAAATGCAGGAAAGAGCGAGTGTGTTTTTGTAGAGAATTTCAGCATCCCCAAGATGGGAACAGAGACTCCCATGCAGCCTGCAGAGACCTCTGAAAAACAGCATGATTCTTCGACTTCCAGGTCCTTCGGCATTGGCTTTTTTGATTTCAGGAAGCATATcagcaaaatatttgaaaatacaGTTCACAGTGCTCTGACTACGGAGCTACCCCACCTTTCAGCTGAAAGCAGTGCCAGTGACAAGGACGACAGCCCAGCACCTAGAGAAATGCCAGAGTTTAAGCAAGTATTGGAAGAAGGGgatggaagcaataaaaatggAGAACCAGAGAGTGATCAGAAAACTGAAGGGTGTGTGTTGCCTTTTGAGGCTGGGGTTTTTAACGAAGCTGCTAAAGAGAAGGAAGAACCATTCGTAAGCACTCAGGAATACAGTTTGCCAGATGCCTTTTCAGAAAAGATCCCTATCAATGATTTTGGTTTCAGTGAAGAACCTTTGACAAGTTCCCCAAAGTTTGACAGCAAAGTGGAGAGCTCAAGCAGTAGAACGCTGAAGGCAGAGGAAAGTGGATGCGTTAGTGCTGCGAGCAGAGACATTGGTAGGAATCAGATGAGTCTGGAAGCAGGGAAGCAGCAACCTGCAGATTCTTGTAACCTGCCTTCTCCTTCTGACAATGACCTGCCTGCAATGATTGCTGCCTCTTCAGAAGTCGTCCCTAAGAGTGATCTTGACAGAACTACCACTGCAAAGGCAGAGGAAGGTAATTTGATTAGTCTCTGTAATGCAGAACCAGGTTTATCTAAAGAGCTAATACATTATGGAAACCAATGCCACGACCCAGTGCCAAGTGAAGACCAGGTAAACCAAGAAAGTACCACTGATCTACAGAACATGTCAGTATTGTCATCTCTTCTAGATGACCTTTGTGTACAGAAAGAACAAATGGAACAGTCTGGGGTGCTGCCTGGTGAAAATCAGAAGGAATCCAGCTGCAACTATCCTTGGGATGGGACTACAGTTGAGGACAAAGCATCTGTGGTGCAGAAGGAGGATGCCATGGACAGTACAAAATGCCTGCAGGTGCCAACTGATGCTGAGGAGCAAAAGCAAGGACCAGACACAGCAGTACATGGGCTAATCGATTACTTAAAAAATGAAGTAACTCTTGATGGTGGTTTGTCAGGCGACTGCAAAGCAGAACCCAGCGTGCTTGAGGGGTGTGTGGCAGAAGCAAATGACATCATGTTGAGTACAGCAGAAACAGAAGCACGTCTTTCTGTTGACACCCCTAAAACGGGTATTACCAGCACATCAGTCACCGATATAGCTGACTCGGCTCTGCAATCCAACATATGTGATCAAGGGACAGATGCAAAAAAGCATTCAAAAGCTGTTCAAGTGATGGAGCAAAATGTGTGTACGGATGCTGCTGAAACTGCCTCTGCAAATCAATGCAGAGAAGAGAATTTAGCAGATGAGAAGCCCCTTCAGGATGTCCAGGAAGAGGGATCAAGCACTCCACTCCCTGAATCTGAGCACAGCCTCCCTAGAGAATTACCTGTTGAAAGGTacctattttaaattaaaattaaccGTAAAAGAGATTTATCTGCATGCTGAAGTTCAAGTAAGATAGCTTGAAGGTGGATTGATTCACTTACTGATTGCATAGAGTTAAGCTGGGTAGAGTTTCTATTTTATTTGCAGTCTACTTGGAGAAAAACTGTAATATTATTCTCAGGAAATGTTAGTCTTAGTTAGGGAAAATGCACATTGTTGTTGGGAGTATTGACATAGTCTGGGAACTGTCAAAGCTGGAGTTTCAGCAACCCCCTCCACTTATTTATTAGCCCAGACATGCTATAATTTCTTAGTTTTCAGCCCCTCCCTAATACCTAAAAATCAGGCAGCCTTGCAGTACTGAGAAGTGTAGACTTGTTTGTAGGTGCCTGTTCTTATATACATGAAAAAGTATAACCTTCAGGGTTTTTTACTCTGTTGCTGTAAAATATCCCTGAAATACTCAAACTTGTATTCCAAGGTGCTCTAGTATTCTGAAATGCCCCATTGATGTAATGCTTTATTATCAAATAGCACATAACCAGTGTTTCATTTGACTAATCGGGATTTCAGTTGGTATAGTGTATTGTTGCAGTCAAAATAGGTGTTCAGATGTGTAGGGTTTTTAATCTGAGATTTGCATGTCCAGGATATTTTGGTTGCCTGGTTCTCCCACAGAGGGAGCACCTGGGCCATTAAAAGCTGCAGGCCAGGGAGAAAATCAGCAGATTGACACCATGTGCTTCTCTCCATCCCCTCCTCCCAAACTTGGAGGATCAGAAGTGAGGAAGAAGTTTTAGGGTTGCATCCTATTATTCATTCTTGgagtacttttttgggggggggttaattgaTTTAAGTTAGTCACTGGATACAGTCCTTAAATCTCCATTCCTAgagctatatttttatttttttaaaatctaatccCACTGATAGCCAAAGTGTATATTGCACCAATGATTAACCTTTATTATTAACTTAAGTGTATTTTGtaggttaaaaaaatatatgtactCCAAATTTTAGGATATGCTTTGTATGAATCATTCTCAAGCCTATGACATGATGGCCGTCCTCTCCTCTAACAGTGTCCCTCCTTTTTCCATAACCTCAGCAATTCTCCTGAGCTCTGTCACTCTCTCCTTGCTGTACCTGAGAAGGACGCTGTAGAGCTAGCAGCCAAAGGCACCTCAGATGAGGCAAGAGAAGGCGTCAGAATAGAAAGGTACAGTGAACAGCACTAACTCTTTCAGAGGGTGGTACTGCTCTGTTTAAAGAATTGTTCTTTGCAGGTGCACGTATCAGACACAAAAATAGCATGTTGGTTTCACTGCCACTTTGTAGCACCAGTGATGATAAATTAACAATGTTAAAGGAAATGGAGGGGCTCTGACAGTTTGTAACTGGTACTTATAATTTAAGTCAACATTTAGCAGGGTTTAGCAAGGTTGGCTCTCTTTTTTAGTGTTAGGATTTAGCATTGGGTCATGCAGATTAATAATAGGGCGTGTTTTAATGCAACAttgccttccttctcctcccttccctccccacccaagtAAGCATAGCAGCTCTTACACATCTGGAATTAAGGCAAGTGTTTCCAGGCTAGATAGTGTGATTTCCAAATGGGTTAACAAAACTtttgagaggagggggagaagagcttCTTGCACCATTGACAGCTAGCTGGCATACAACATTTTAGTAGGGCGAACCTTTCTGCATGATGATATGCTGGTGGGAAATGTCTCGCCTTTTGGGTGTCCAGAAGCCATTCCAGAGGGATGTGAGCTTTGCTACCTCTCACTTAAGAATTGCCCTACCTGCAACACTGTTCATGTCGTATTAATATGGTGCATTTGGCAGAGCATATAAACAGTATGAGGCAGGTTGTGTAAACAGTAGCCTTAGCTGTTGTCACATacttgggggtgtgtgtggctttttccAGTTGGGCTTGTAATAAACAGCTGCCTAGTAAGCATGTATGACATACATGGAATATACTATATAGCTGCTTCAAAAACAAATTGCCCTTTGTGCTTCTACTTTTTAGAGGAGAAGCTGTGACATTTCATAAGGGAAATATCTGATGGCTTTGGAGAAATTCTGAGATTCATGAGAAATGATGCATTAGGAAACATTATGCAGGTTGAAGCTTTTAACTGCCTCAAAATGCCTAGTGCATTGTTCTTTGGCTCCTTGCTTTTCGTTGCTGTATTATATGGTAGATGCATTACATTTCCTTTCTGAATAAGGTACAGCTTGTTTGTGtatctcatgggtaggcaaactaaggcccaggggcggatccagcccaatcaccttctaaatctagccatggatggtccgggaatcagcgtatttttacatgagtagaatgtgtccttttatttaaaatgcacctctgggttatttgtggggcctgcctggtgtttttacattagtagaatgtatccttttatttaaaatgcatctctgggttatttgtggggcataggaatttgttcatccccccaaaaaaaaaatatagtctggctccccacaaggtctgagggacagtggaccggccccctgctgaaaaagtttgctaaccccttgTGTATCTGCTCAAGACACTCAGAGAGAATAAAGGGCAGAATGTGcatccattttaaaataatgggTGGCATACTTGGATACCTGTGGCAAACTGGGCTGTATCTTGTGCAGCAGCTGCAATTCATAACTCCATTGCTTCATGCTTGCACATGCATCAAGAATTTGTTATCACCTGTTTTTTCTGTCTGAGTATTTGTCCCATGTGGCAGCAGCTGTTGCtttttgcagatttttttaaTGCTCCACGCCTACGGATATGTACGTTTTGTATGCTGCAGAGACAGGGATATAGAATGTGAAGCAGAGATTCAAGAATCAAGGACTTCCCAAGGCAATTAAGAGGGGAAATTGTCTTTGCCCAGACTTGCTTATTACAGGAATTCACAATTACAGGAGGAAGAGTAGCTGTAGCTGCTAACAGTCTGCCCACTCCTGCTTTTTATAGTGCTCTGTACAGCCCACTCGTAGGGTTACTTTCACTGAAGTATTATAGGCACCCTAATGTTGTGTTGCAACGTTGGCCACAGACCATCCTTGGaattcccctccttttctttcttattgttGCTATCCTGTGCCCTCTGTCATTTGGATCCAATGTTTTccacctggtggtggtggtgtttcaaTAGCCATCAGCGGGAGTGTGTTCAGTTTTAGGTATGTGTGGGCAAAATCTGCCTGTTTTAAAACTTTGGGCAAGTACACTTGGGGCATGCATGAGATTTCTGGTGTGTGACTCATCAGGCCTGCTTAAAACACAGAGCAGCTACTGAGTATTGTTTGCTGGCATAGTATTTCACAAAGCTTGGGACCTGTCCAGGGGAGAAGGAACACCTCTAGAACAAAGAGTTCCTAATGACTCAAgccagagagggaggaagggagggagatgcaAACAAGTAATTAGTCTGATTCAGGTGAAAATTACCTTTTTAAAGTTCAAACTTCTATGTTACTCAGTGTTCTGTCATTCTATCCTCCATAgtgggtttttaaatttttttttaaataacccaAATTTGTACCTGAGTGGAAATAAGGCAGAC comes from the Podarcis muralis chromosome 6, rPodMur119.hap1.1, whole genome shotgun sequence genome and includes:
- the TACC2 gene encoding transforming acidic coiled-coil-containing protein 2 isoform X1, which codes for MGNENSSPENQDIPPVPVPVPVPVPEPVQPPSNERAVKKKRQRKKNRDRYVEQVTLDTSPLDADVPLPLPDSATSLIAADTRGSGPLVSDWKEREPYQSLLPNLLFAGLDVNEDLRPQTPVISSLSNEGLHGNVAEESSSTSALVMPPDVTAVGNVLHERGAQATSDMLEQAKEEKDKSLPLVEHPKEYAAPSLEGSHAGLLTLVSYPTSVNDQDISSVPAVSLDSCSDTEHPAIPLPLKDEQDPGNAGLELTPLPDVGWIPGAGTAPATSTELDPLQQSEQTGGKREAHVIPLPKREAEGDDCNIQETSQETGVLEVGHKEQAVVKPDGQNADGADSLTMEKETLIPNYHTTGGLHVEKYGTVVDGLSSGEFSATIRECSSDAAISRGEQPHQVSPKNEKEQSEAGPAMPSLSFTASDLPLINMIGEKDKSSPSEKECPDQAQSQETQTLLVTKSENRLVDLLVASEPSSGPPLCEESEKQKESPVSENRAEPASSNDTLLTECGGNIAVVDPEKLLYLMKEDSAVDKGLSLGGSAQDFTSEMELPQLIKKENIVFEENKELSLGEGGSQERPVLTSPIAGEEAVFSQGTLLSFDTDKRRDNPDANWNDYWSSLENSFRNDASGDKSEKDFSSEHSLNAPEDHLPELSQGSEREKTDTCDKEDKSLLSVEAPSLQGENCSQSCDLLNPSAEDLLLSFPACEMAEEVCLEEAHGSLLLRSEDNDVMQNKQAGSWEGMLAERSVWELEGLTTHDVTSEGNATLADKTPVPEAELAILDINEWAPIAECVALGKAGNQEDSESKKTSQIGGSDADCVPVIVAEQSSTADEKEGDENRHEEYKTEMKSQATDTVLAQKLESNFAYPQQEQQEQVTEANDQSMKKDYSGSSGVVETDCQQQTLGNLHDGSIWEPNYPLNSTEGEASLEALPSKVVDVEQVEDGLIPSPQVDLKDSTQSLPSFCSDQQHSLNAELRNLDCNNLKTVAGPEEQKTRETSEREHSLELNAPSSLQGLCESEMKVFIDILHKPQTIVCGLEMKNDSTAVTDDKAPLPSISETTRDIVQGSNLKTLINPQVEESCLNKEVASKSKQELPNLNSLISDSLHEGADPNDMINEQVGGLCGLTDSTGENKTGVAECIPGVQETVTADAEQPQTLLVDFKMSSAEDASESNRTDLALPSKVTELAEKGSEAEEIKENFNLLDGITTKDELVKKRNDEQDLTFMAAEKVGKKEYPPITPELTEIASINTDSTQKADFLLAGSQVDLTALPAFSSDWDTRVSQQPTNCMHHGIVNELQKELTECQKLFGTSPDLQVAAAATALHLDGTSVDNRTTDSKRPKAVHADNNLTGTAPGKDSVIPDPSLFSEERALTLQDPIGAGQSKGSLSLFNFKKMQAEISAIKTKGAEYDVSFKAQQFDSSGESLFSLSSLEERLLSLSSLSKQAGCNEGVATNITCVDDKHNEIVENTGENAGKSECVFVENFSIPKMGTETPMQPAETSEKQHDSSTSRSFGIGFFDFRKHISKIFENTVHSALTTELPHLSAESSASDKDDSPAPREMPEFKQVLEEGDGSNKNGEPESDQKTEGCVLPFEAGVFNEAAKEKEEPFVSTQEYSLPDAFSEKIPINDFGFSEEPLTSSPKFDSKVESSSSRTLKAEESGCVSAASRDIGRNQMSLEAGKQQPADSCNLPSPSDNDLPAMIAASSEVVPKSDLDRTTTAKAEEGNLISLCNAEPGLSKELIHYGNQCHDPVPSEDQVNQESTTDLQNMSVLSSLLDDLCVQKEQMEQSGVLPGENQKESSCNYPWDGTTVEDKASVVQKEDAMDSTKCLQVPTDAEEQKQGPDTAVHGLIDYLKNEVTLDGGLSGDCKAEPSVLEGCVAEANDIMLSTAETEARLSVDTPKTGITSTSVTDIADSALQSNICDQGTDAKKHSKAVQVMEQNVCTDAAETASANQCREENLADEKPLQDVQEEGSSTPLPESEHSLPRELPVESNSPELCHSLLAVPEKDAVELAAKGTSDEAREGVRIESSSVPDDAIKLVPDVYSSKEPLTTVISDGHNTVLESAELTATSISQPGSCQETNSPSTSVPDLRSLTSEPATNVEQPAQESRSLTEGIKRSSDSEEAFETPESTTPVKAAPVLPQPPPEVAVFDIEEQEVRPQLPSEDTGFCSDTVSVADVSHSESVEESPFHPPPHSFSTVFDEDKPIASSGTYNLDFDSIEVADSLQTADSSSLDTRSCDTKSHVRRKSTDSVPISRSTLSRSLSLQAGDFDGSSFLGNSEAAGSATDTFCTGSSSASSTLKRTKKPRPASLKKKPLAKKPPDVPPVKEPESSDINQDSIASSEEKVSEERLGPTELECPEPVQTAAEKEEPSEAQAAACPFDPTNVDEISTFGAGDSKIQDSPPPSKKPPPLTTAPEAVEVTPSDTGGQEDPPVKGLSVRLEFDYSEEKGSGEELHEGSPLPKKVGKKPGAKMPLRRPKTKKAGEKLDNAPTTPTKAPVDPNEIPVPKGSYTFDIDKWDDPNFNPFSSTCKMQDSPKLPQQTTAAYSFNPDVCEDSIDPFKPSLKVASSPTKSPASFEIPANASEINGTEGDSLNKPAKKKKTPLKTDTFRVKKSPKRSPLSDAPSQDSTPLPTTETPSVVSTVVHATDEEKLASSVGNQKWTCMTVDLDSDKQDYPQPSDLSTFVNETKFSSPTEDLEYGNSYEIEYMEKIGSSIPQDDDTQTKQSLYLMFDAQQESPVKSPPVRLSDSTTPCSGSSLEETEAQLSSGVKLQHPASRSLAVSQETSIPDKSKTKELEPTPNNIDITTPEDPFVSADALLSRISHPPSVCDQLQYLEPDLAEKNPPIFAQKLQEELEFAAMRIEALKLARQITLASFSSSDTERDPAISADVSISKSALYSRISSSEGENTSSLLYQQQDLDSALRVAREEIIAKEREVSEWKDKYEESRREVMEMRKIVSEYEKTIAQMIEDEQREKSMSHHTVQQLIIEKEQALSDLNSVEKSLADLFRRYEKMKEVLEGFRKNEEVLKKCAQEYLSRVKKEEQRYQALKIHAEEKLDRANAEIAQVRGKAQQEQAAYQASLRKEQLKVDALERTLEQKNKEIEELTKICDELIAKMGKS
- the TACC2 gene encoding transforming acidic coiled-coil-containing protein 2 isoform X4, producing the protein MGNENSSPENQDIPPVPVPVPVPVPEPVQPPSNERAVKKKRQRKKNRDRYVEQVTLDTSPLDADVPLPLPDSATSLIAADTRGSGPLVSDWKEREPYQSLLPNLLFAGLDVNEDLRPQTPVISSLSNEGLHGNVAEESSSTSALVMPPDVTAVGNVLHERGAQATSDMLEQAKEEKDKSLPLVEHPKEYAAPSLEGSHAGLLTLVSYPTSVNDQDISSVPAVSLDSCSDTEHPAIPLPLKDEQDPGNAGLELTPLPDVGWIPGAGTAPATSTELDPLQQSEQTGGKREAHVIPLPKREAEGDDCNIQETSQETGVLEVGHKEQAVVKPDGQNADGADSLTMEKETLIPNYHTTGGLHVEKYGTVVDGLSSGEFSATIRECSSDAAISRGEQPHQVSPKNEKEQSEAGPAMPSLSFTASDLPLINMIGEKDKSSPSEKECPDQAQSQETQTLLVTKSENRLVDLLVASEPSSGPPLCEESEKQKESPVSENRAEPASSNDTLLTECGGNIAVVDPEKLLYLMKEDSAVDKGLSLGGSAQDFTSEMELPQLIKKENIVFEENKELSLGEGGSQERPVLTSPIAGEEAVFSQGTLLSFDTDKRRDNPDANWNDYWSSLENSFRNDASGDKSEKDFSSEHSLNAPEDHLPELSQGSEREKTDTCDKEDKSLLSVEAPSLQGENCSQSCDLLNPSAEDLLLSFPACEMAEEVCLEEAHGSLLLRSEDNDVMQNKQAGSWEGMLAERSVWELEGLTTHDVTSEGNATLADKTPVPEAELAILDINEWAPIAECVALGKAGNQEDSESKKTSQIGGSDADCVPVIVAEQSSTADEKEGDENRHEEYKTEMKSQATDTVLAQKLESNFAYPQQEQQEQVTEANDQSMKKDYSGSSGVVETDCQQQTLGNLHDGSIWEPNYPLNSTEGEASLEALPSKVVDVEQVEDGLIPSPQVDLKDSTQSLPSFCSDQQHSLNAELRNLDCNNLKTVAGPEEQKTRETSEREHSLELNAPSSLQGLCESEMKVFIDILHKPQTIVCGLEMKNDSTAVTDDKAPLPSISETTRDIVQGSNLKTLINPQVEESCLNKEVASKSKQELPNLNSLISDSLHEGADPNDMINEQVGGLCGLTDSTGENKTGVAECIPGVQETVTADAEQPQTLLVDFKMSSAEDASESNRTDLALPSKVTELAEKGSEAEEIKENFNLLDGITTKDELVKKRNDEQDLTFMAAEKVGKKEYPPITPELTEIASINTDSTQKADFLLAGSQVDLTALPAFSSDWDTRVSQQPTNCMHHGIVNELQKELTECQKLFGTSPDLQVAAAATALHLDGTSVDNRTTDSKRPKAVHADNNLTGTAPGKDSVIPDPSLFSEERALTLQDPIGAGQSKGSLSLFNFKKMQAEISAIKTKGAEYDVSFKAQQFDSSGESLFSLSSLEERLLSLSSLSKQAGCNEGVATNITCVDDKHNEIVENTGENAGKSECVFVENFSIPKMGTETPMQPAETSEKQHDSSTSRSFGIGFFDFRKHISKIFENTVHSALTTELPHLSAESSASDKDDSPAPREMPEFKQVLEEGDGSNKNGEPESDQKTEGCVLPFEAGVFNEAAKEKEEPFVSTQEYSLPDAFSEKIPINDFGFSEEPLTSSPKFDSKVESSSSRTLKAEESGCVSAASRDIGRNQMSLEAGKQQPADSCNLPSPSDNDLPAMIAASSEVVPKSDLDRTTTAKAEEGNLISLCNAEPGLSKELIHYGNQCHDPVPSEDQVNQESTTDLQNMSVLSSLLDDLCVQKEQMEQSGVLPGENQKESSCNYPWDGTTVEDKASVVQKEDAMDSTKCLQVPTDAEEQKQGPDTAVHGLIDYLKNEVTLDGGLSGDCKAEPSVLEGCVAEANDIMLSTAETEARLSVDTPKTGITSTSVTDIADSALQSNICDQGTDAKKHSKAVQVMEQNVCTDAAETASANQCREENLADEKPLQDVQEEGSSTPLPESEHSLPRELPVESNSPELCHSLLAVPEKDAVELAAKGTSDEAREGVRIESSSVPDDAIKLVPDVYSSKEPLTTVISDGHNTVLESAELTATSISQPGSCQETNSPSTSVPDLRSLTSEPATNVEQPAQESRSLTEGIKRSSDSEEAFETPESTTPVKAAPVLPQPPPEVAVFDIEEQEVRPQLPSEDTGFCSDTVSVADVSHSESVEESPFHPPPHSFSTVFDEDKPIASSGTYNLDFDSIEVADSLQTADSSSLDTRSCDTKSHVRRKSTDSVPISRSTLSRSLSLQAGDFDGSSFLGNSEAAGSATDTFCTGSSSASSTLKRTKKPRPASLKKKPLAKKPPDVPPVKEPESSDINQDSIASSEEKVSEERLGPTELECPEPVQTAAEKEEPSEAQAAACPFDPTNVDEISTFGAGDSKIQDSPPPSKKPPPLTTAPEAVEVTPSDTGGQEDPPVKGLSVRLEFDYSEEKGSGEELHEGSPLPKKVGKKPGAKMPLRRPKTKKAGEKLDNAPTTPTKAPVDPNEIPVPKGSYTFDIDKWDDPNFNPFSSTCKMQDSPKLPQQTTAAYSFNPDVCEDSIDPFKPSLKVASSPTKSPASFEIPANASEINGTEGDSLNKPAKKKKTPLKTDTFRVKKSPKRSPLSDAPSQDSTPLPTTETPSVVSTVVHATDEEKLASSVGNQKWTCMTVDLDSDKQDYPQPSDLSTFVNETKFSSPTEDLEYGNSYEIEYMEKIGSSIPQDDDTQTKQSLYLMFDAQQESPVKSPPVRLSDSTTPCSGSSLEETEAQLSSGVKLQHPASRSLAVSQETSIPDKSKTKELEPTPNNIDITTPEDPFVSADALLSRISHPPSVCDQLQYLEPDLAEKNPPIFAQKLQRDPAISADVSISKSALYSRISSSEGENTSSLLYQQQDLDSALRVAREEIIAKEREVSEWKDKYEESRREVMEMRKIVSEYEKTIAQMIEDEQREKSMSHHTVQQLIIEKEQALSDLNSVEKSLADLFRRYEKMKEVLEGFRKNEEVLKKCAQEYLSRVKKEEQRYQALKIHAEEKLDRANAEIAQVRGKAQQEQAAYQASLRKEQLKVDALERTLEQKNKEIEELTKICDELIAKMGKS